In Halobacteroides halobius DSM 5150, the genomic window TCGTAAATTAGAAGAAGAGAAAGCTAAGAATAAGGACTTTGCAGAACAAGAGATAGCTGAAATAGAAGAATGGTTAGCAGCAGAGAATAAAACTTTAGATAATAAGATAGATTTCTTTCAATCATTACTAACAGAGTATGCTTTAAATCTAAAAGAAAAAGATGAAGAGTTCAAAACTAAGTCCTTGCCGGCTGGAGAATTACAATTTAGGAAGCAGAGAGCTAAATGGAAGTATGACCAAGAACAGTTATTAGCATCAGTAAAAGCAATGGGTTTAGATGAGTTAGTGAAAATCAAAGAAACAGTTAATAAAAGAGAGCTAAAGAAGAAGATTGAGGTTAAAGAGGGTAAAGCAATAAACGCTGTTACTGGAGAAATCATTGAAGGGATTCAAGTGATTAATCGAGGTGAAAAGTTTAAGATCAATATTAATGAAAGGAACTGATATTATGGAATTAAGAGAGTTAAGAAAGCCATTTGCTTGAGAGAAGATTAAGTGGAGAGTAGGAGCTACTACTAATGATAAGAAAAGAGGATTAGCACTTTCTTATGTAGATAGCAGGGTAGTAATGGAAAGATTAGATAATGTGTGTGGAGTAGAGAATTGGTAGAAGAAATATAGCTTTGGTAATAATGGTGAGATTATCTGTGCAATTGGAATTAAGATAGAGGATAATTGGATTTGGAAATCAGGGGGAGCAGGGCAGACTGATTTTGAAGCTATCAAAGGTGGTTTAAGTGATGCTTTTAAAAGAGCTGCTGTTAGTTGGGGGATCGGGCGTTACTTATATGAACTACCGACAATTTGGGCTGATATCAAGAAACAAGGTAAAAATTATGTGATTAAAGATGAACCTCAGCTACCAGCAGAATTTCTACCCCAAAAAGAGAATTATGTTGATCAGATCAGAAAGTTATATCAGAAGAACCCAAGTGCTTCAGGAGAAATTATCACTACTTTTCTAACTGAAATTGGAATAAAAGATGCTAAAGATCTATCTAATGTAAATAGATTGAATTTGAATCAAGCTAAGAAACTAATAGAAAAATTAAAAGATGTGCAAAAACCTGCTTCCTAATTTGGAGCAGGTTTTCTCTTTAAAGGGAGAGAGATAATGAACTATTTAGAAATAGAAAAATAAAAATTTAACAATAAATAAAGGATTTTGTATAAAAAGAGTATAAATAATAATTTAAAGGGATAATAGTGCTTTGTTTACAATATTTAATATAAATCAGTTTATAAGGAGAATAGAAAAGATGATTATAAATAGTAATTTGCCTGCACTTAATGCATTAAATAATTTAAAAAAGAATAATAAGAAAAGCAGAGAAAATATAGAACAATTATCTTCTGGAAAAAGAATTAATAGTGCAGCTGATGATGCAGCAGGATTAGCTGTATCTGAAAAAATGAAGTCTCAAATGAAAGGGTTAGGTCAAGCCCAAAAGAATATACAAGATGGTATATCATTGCTTCAAAACTGCTGAGGCTGGAGGTAAAGAAGTTCATAAGTTATTACAAAGAGCTAGAGGGTTAGCAGTACAGGCAGCAAATGATACTTTAACAAAAGACGATAGGAATAATATAAACAAGGAAATTACTGAGATAAAAAAAGAAATAAACAATATTGCTAATAATACGCAATTTAATAATATTAATCTTATAGACGGTTCACAGTCTAAGTCAAAAGAAGAAACTTTTACTGCTCCTTATATTGGAGAGTTTGAAATAACTTTTAATCCTACCTCAGAAGGAAATTTAGGAGTTAGTAATAATAATACAGTAACTGGTATTAGGTTTCAGTTTGTAACACCTGCTGATAAAGATGGGGTGTGGTCAGAAGTTGATATTGCTAGTACCCGAGAAAAATCCTTAGATAATCTAAAAAATAAATTTTATGCAATTAAGTCTGGTTCTGAGGGAGCTCCTAGTGAACAGTTAACAATTGCTAATATGGACATGCATATAGTAGGAAATAAAGTAATTTTTACTTCGGAGGATCCATTTACTAGAACACATGACCCAGCAAATGGTATACAGGGGCAAAGATATGTCACAGGAAGTCTAGCAGAATTATCTGTTGAATATGAAGATCCTGATGCAGGAATTGAGTTGCAAACAGGTGCTAATAGTAATGATAGTCTGAAAATTAATATTTCTAGTATGACTACAAGTGCTTTAGATATAACTGATATTGATGTAAATGATCATTCAAGTGCTTCAACTGCAATAAATAAGTTAGATAAGGCAATAAAAAAAGTTTCTAGTGTAAAAAGTAATTTAGGTTCTTATCAGAATAGATTAGAACATTCCTTAAATAATGTAAATAATTATGATGAAAATTTAACTAAATCAAAGTCTAGGATTTCAGATCTTAATATGGCAAAAGGAATATGCAAAAGACTAAAAGAGATATTTTAATGAGTGCTGCTCAATCTGTATTAATGCAAGCTAATGCAAAACCATCACAGATACTTTCATTATTAAAGTAAACAAAAGGAGGAGTTTAGTAATGTATTGGATAGGAGTTTTTATAGCGATTTATATTATATCTTTACTAATAAATAAAAAGGAAGATAAGAAACCAGATTCAAGAAAAAACTTAAAGGAAAAGTGGAAAAAAGATAACCTAGATGATGCTATTGAAGTTATTAATACAGAAGATATTGATCAAATAATTGCTTTTTTGGAGGTTGAAGCAGAAATAGCTGTTTCTGAAGGGAAAGATACAAGATCATTAGCAGGTATGGGAACAGTTATTTTTGGGCCAATAGCTTTATTAGCTGAAGGAGTAAAAGAGCTTATTAATGGATCAAAATGGCGTGGACAGGGTGGAAAAGCACGAATAGATAGTTATATAAAAGATTTAAAAGAATATAAGAAGATTAAATTAAAAGGAATAAAAAAAGCTTCAGATGAAAAAGGAAAACTTAAATTTTCCCGAGGGAGATTAGAAAACAAAATACCAAAATTAATAAATTATAGAAAAGAAGAATTAGATGCTTTGAATGAAGAAGGGATAGTTTCAGATGAAAAACGCATTGAAGAACTGAATAGACTTAAAGAAATAGAAGGATATTTAAGTAGTGAAATCAATTATATTAACTCTGTGATCATGGAAAGAGAAGAGATGGATCAAAAGGTAAAACAATATCATGATAAAAAGGATAAGATAAATAAAGCTTATGAAAGAGGTTATATGTCTGAAGAAGACTATCAAAGTAAGCTTCAAGAGATAAAAAAAGATTTTAATAATTAAAAATCTAAGGCAGGATTTAAGCAAACATGCAGCATTGGATTAGCAAAAAAAGTGCTAAAAATCCAGTGCTGTCTCTTTCCAGTGTTTTCCTCACAAAAAAATAAAAAATCCAGCCTTAACGGCAGGTGCTTTCATTCCTATGATATAAATGGTACCGAAGGTGGGGCTCGAACCCACAAGGCCACAAGGACCATTGGATTTTGAATCCAACGCGTCTGCCAATTCCGCCACTTCGGCTCTCTTATTCAGCAATTACTATCATAACATACTATCTTTTTTTATGCAAGTTTAAATTTAAGTTTTTTAATTGCTACTCACATTTTTAAATTATAGTCATATTATAAAAGCAAAGAAAAGCTTATATTCTATACTATCTTGCCTTAATACTCCTCTAAACAACATCTATTAATATATACTTAAATTTTAATTAGAAAGGAGATTGCAAATGAATTTAATAACATTGCTTAACTTTATTATCGAGTTGTGTAATATGGAACAGGAAAAACTAAAGATGCTAACAGAATGTTTAGAGGAGTTAAGAAGTAGTAAAAGGAGAAACGAATTGTGGGTAACAGAAAATTTAACTTCTGGAACTGAAGAAGTTGCGGTTACCCAGGATTCTAACCATGAAGTCTTAACTCCATCATTGAAAGGAGGTGAAAAGATGGTTGATAATGAGCAAGAAATAATAAAAGAAGCAATTAGAAAACAGGCTCAAGCACAATGTGATGATAAATGTGGTAATGGGAATGCTCAAACAGATACTGAAGTGGAATTTACTTGTGTAACTTGTGTGCCAGAAAGTTTTGCTGTTGATATAGAATCTTTGGAAGAGATTAGATTTATTTTTAATACAGATAAATTATACTGTTGTTTAGATAAAACAACAGAAGAATGCAATATTCCAGGAATTGGGGATATTGAAGTTGATGTCTGTGTAGTTAAGATAGTAGGTGCTATAGAGTATATTTTAAATGCTTACCCTGCTGTAAGAGGAGATAAATATGGTAGAGGAGAAGGTGATATTGAAGTAATACCTGATAGGGAAGCTAATGTATGTTGTGAAGGAACTACATTTGTTGATAATGTTGTTGGTGCATTTGCAGTAGATGACCCAGAGCTTATAGAAGATCCTTGTGAAGAGTTAGATTTTTGTGATATAGAAGGTGTGCTTACAGATATATCTATAATAACAGATGAGGAATCAGATAAACAGTGTATAAAGTTTGAAGGAAGATTTGAGCTTCCAACTATTGATAGGGCAAACTATTAAATAATTATGTAAGAAGCCCGTGTTTTAGATCTAAAACACGGGCTTCTTTTATTTAGGAAAATAGATTACTATTAGTCATAAACTGATTAAGCAGGCCATTAATAGCAGTAACTTCAGCTAACTTTTTAGCTTTATCCCAGTTTTTATTAGCTGCTGCTTTAATAAGTTTAGGAGAAATATTAGTATTTAAAGCAATTGCTTCTATCAATCTTGCTTTACCTAATTTCTCTAATTTATCCCAGTCTTTATTTAAGATTGTATGCACTTCTTGAGCAGTTAAACCTTGATTTAATAAGCTCATTGTTAATTTCTGTCGCAGACTAGGAACTACCGCATCCCAATTTTGATTAGAAATAGCTATGATTTGGTCTGTGTTAAGGAGACCATCAGTCATATTACTAACTTTTTTAGCTACATCCTCTTTTTTAATTAATCCGTAAGCTTTAAGATAAATTATTTCATTTTGTGGATTAATGATAACAAAAATATTATCAGAAACTAGCATTTCTTTTAGACCTATTTTTCGATTGTTTCTACCAATTAAACTACTATCAGCAACTTTAATTGTTTTTACTTTATTATTAACCTTAATTTTAATAAAATTAGAGATTGGATAAGTGGCCACTACTTTTCCTGTAACAGTTTTTAAACTTGCTAATTTGGCTAGTAGTTTAGCACTTTCTGCTCTTGTAACATAGTTATCAGGTCTAAATTCATTATTTGGGTAACCATTAATGATCCCTAATTTAGTACTTACAGCAATTAGATTATAAGCCCAGTGATCTTTGGATAAATCTGAATAGTAGATACTGTTAACTGTAATTTTCTTTTGTTCATCATCTAATTGTAATGTTCTACCTAACATTGTAATAATTTCTGCTCTAGTGATTTTTCGGTGTGGCCTAAAAGTATTATCAGGATAACCAGTAATAATTTCTTTTTTTACTAAAGCAGAGATATATCCTTTAGCAGGATGATTAGATATATCAGTCATTTTAGAAGTTGCAGCTGGTTGTAACTGCAATATTTTAGCTAAAGAGTAAGCAAATTCTCCTCGAGTAATCGGTTGGTCTGGTTTAAAGGCTCCATTTTGATAAACATACATAATTCCTTTATCTAATAAGGGACTAATGTATTTTAATGCCCAGTGATTAGATTTAACATCTTGTGGTCGGTAAGCCAAAACAGGAACGGTTGAACTAAATACTATTAATAGTGTTAAAAGAGTTATTAAAGTTTTTTTCTTCATAATAACTACTCCTTTCTATATTGAATATTAGCTTGTCTACTAAGTGATACATATAAAAGTTTAACATATAATAGATGTTTTTTCTATAAAATTACTTTTACAGTTTATGGGAACTGTTTTAAGCTGTTAGTTTTTAGATAAATTTAATTAGGACTAATAGTTAAGTTAATAATTTGGAAACTTAAGAACTAGGTAGAGAAGGAATTTTATCTTTTCTAGTGAAGTAAAAAAGTTAGGGCCAAAGAATTTAAGAGAGGTTAAGGAGGCAGCAAGATGTCGAAACAGAGATTATATTTATTAGATGGGAATAGTTTAGTTTATAGAGCTTTTTATGCTTTACCAGATACACTAACTACATCAGATGGGACAGTTACTAATGCAGTATTTGGTTTTACTAAAATGTTACTTAGTTTAATCGATAATCAAGCGCCTGATTTAATTGGCATTGCTTTTGATGCCCAAGGGGCTACATTTAGACACGAGGAGTATGAAGAATATAAGGCTAATCGAAAAGAAACTCCTGATAAGTTAAAGCATCAGTTTGACTTAGTAAAAGAGGTGGTAGATGCTTTAGAGATTCCTAGATTTGAGGTAGAAAGTTTAGAGGCAGATGATTTAATTGGAACTCTAGCAATAGAAGCAGAGAAAGAAGATTATAAAGTTACGATTGTAACTGGAGACCGTGATGCTTTACAGTTAATTAGTGATAATATCGAGATAATGTATACCAAGCGAGGTATCAGTAATATAATTAGATATGATGTGGACAAGTTTAGAGAAGATTATGAATTGGACCCAGAACAATTAGTAGATAAAAAAGCATTGATGGGGGATAAGTCAGATAATATTCCTGGTGTTGATGGGATTGGAGATAAGACTTCTACTAAATTATTAAAAGAATTTGGTGGGTTAGAAGAAGTATTAGATAATATTGACCAAGTTGGTGGCAAAAAAAGAAAACAAATGCTAAGAGAGCAAGGAGCTAGGGCCAAGCTTAGCAAAAGGCTAGCTACTATTAAGGTTGATTGTCCACTAGAGATCAATTTTGATAAGTTAGTTTTAGCTGATTTAGAGGATATTGACCAAGCTTATGATTTATTTAATAGGTTAGAATTTACTAGTTTGATTTCTTATTTAGGAGGGCATAAAGGTTTAGAAAAAGTAGACTACCAAGAAGTTAATGAGTTAGAAGAATTACAAAGCCTTAAGCTTCCTTCCACAATAGCTATTAAACTTAATTTAAACGGGCCAAGGTTAAAACAAACGCTAGAGGGAATAATAATAGCTACTCTTGAGCAAGTATATTATATTAATTTAGCTGAAAAAGAGTTAATCACCTACTTAGAAGATACTTTAGTAGATAAGAAATTATTAATGTATCAGGCTAAAGGGCAATTGAGGTATTTATTGCAGCAGGGAATCGAGGAGTTTAATTTATCTTTTGATCCACTATTGGCTGCTTATTTATTACAACCTAGTGAAGATGCAATTGATTTAGCAGGAATAATAGAAAAGTATCTACAACAGGCTGAACCAGAAGTAACAGGGATAAAGCTATTAGCAGTTAGAACAAATATTTTGTTTAAGTTACAAATTAAATTAGAGGAAGAACTAAAAGAAAATGATTTATTAGAGTTGTTTCAAGATATGGAACTACCTTTGGTTAGAATCTTAGCTCAATTAGAATTAAATGGTATTAAGGTTAGCCAAGAGCAATTAGAAAATTTATTTACTGAGTTATCTACAAAAATATCTAAACTAAAGAAAGAAATTTGTAATTTAGCAGGAGAAGAATTCAATATTAATTCTCCTCAGCAGTTAGGAACCATTTTATTTGATAAATTAGACTTACCTGTAATTAAAAAAACTAGCACCGGTAACTATTCTACTAGTGCTAAAGTATTAGAAAAGTTAGAAGGAAATCATGAGATTATTCCATTAATTTCTGAATATCGTTCTTTAACTAAATTAAAGTCTACTTATGTTGATCCTTTAGAGAGTTATATTAATGAGAAAACAGGCCGGATACATACTAACTTTAAGCAACAAGTTACAGCGACAGGTAGATTAAGTAGTAGAGAACCTAATCTGCAAAATATTCCGATTAGAACAGAAGAAGGACGTAAAATCAGACAGGTATTTGTGGCCCAAGAAGGATATAAGTTAGTAGCAGCAGATTACTCTCAGGTTGAATTGAGGGTCTTGGCCCATATTTCTCAGGACGAAAGATTAAAGAAGGCTTATCAACAAGGGCTTGATATTCATACTCAAACTGCTAAAGAGCTGTTTGGTATCTCCACAAAACAGACACGCCGGAAAGCTAAAGCAGTTAACTTTGGGATAGCTTATGGAATTAGTGATTGGGGATTAGCTGATCGGCTTAAAATTAACAAACGAGAAGCAAAAGAATATATTGATCTTTATTTTAGTCGTTATCCAAAAGTTAAAGAGTATATTGATGATAAGATTAGACAAGCTAAAAAACAAGGCTATGTAACAACTATTTTTGATCGCAAGAGATATTTGCCAGAAATAAATAGTAGAAATTATCATAAACGTCAATTTGCTGAAAGAACAGCTATTAATACTCCTATTCAAGGGAGTGCTGCAGATATTATGAAGTTAGCTATGCTTGATGTAGCTAAAGCTTTAGAAAAAGAAGAGTTAGCTAGTGATATTTTATTACAGGTTCACGATGAATTAGTGTTAGAGGTTCCAAAGGATGAAGTTAAGAAGGTTGCTAAATTAGTAAAGAAAAGAATGGAAGATACAGTTAATTTAGATGTACCTTTAGAGGTTGATGTTAAGGTAGGAGATAATTGGAATGAAATGGAAGAGTATTAATCTTCAACTTATAATTAGATTGAGAAAGGAGCAAAGTTAATGCTATCTAAAAAATTAATTAAAAAAATATTAGCCACTGCTTTAGATAAAGGTGGAGATTTTGCTGAGGTATTTTTTGAAGATAAAAAGAGTAATACATTTAGTTTAGAGAATTCTAAGTTAGAGCAAGTTAAGACAGGTTATGACTTGGGAGTTGGAATTAGGGTTTTAAATGGAGAACAAGTTTCTTATGCTTATACTGATGATTTAAGTAAGGATTCATTATTAAGTACTGCTCAAGTAGCAGGGGCTGCTAGCCAAAATGATAAGCAAGTTAGTATTACCGATTTAACTACAAAAGAAGTTAAGCAAGCGCATCCAATTAAGATTAGACCAAATGAAGTTTCTAAGCAGAAGAAAGTTGATTTTATTAAACAGGCTAATCAAGCTGCTTTAGAGTTTGATGAAAGTATCCAACAAGTAAAGATTAGTTATGGTGATTATATCCAACAGGTAATGATTGCTAATTCCGAAGGATTATTTAGAGAAGATGAGCGAATTCGAACTAGACTAAGGGTTAATGCTATAGCTAGTGATGGAGAGAAGATTCAAACGGGAAGTGAAGGCCCTGGTTTACATGTTGGTTTTGAGTTATTTGACCAGTATAGTCCACAAGAGATAGGAGAAGAGGCTGCTAGACAAGCAGTTACAATGTTGCAGGCTGACCCTGCACCATCAGGACAAATGCCAGTAGTAATTAACAATGGATTTGGTGGTGTTTTATTTCATGAAGCCTGTGGCCATGGTTTAGAAGCTGATGCTATTCAAAAGGAATCGTCTGTATTTGCTGACAAGGTTGGAGAACAAGTAGCTTCATCAGTTGTAACGGCTATAGATGATGCAACTGTTAAGAATGCTTGGGGATCATTTAATATTGATGATGAAGGAGTTATAGCACAAGAGACAGTACTAATTAAGGATGGCATCTTACAGGATTACATGTATGATCGTAAAGCAGCTAAAAAAGGTGCTAGAGAATCAACTGGGAACGGAAGAAGACAGTCTTTTCGTAGTCTGCCGATTCCAAGAATGACTAATACTTTTATTGCTCCAGGAGAAGATAAGCCAGAGGATATTATTGCAGCTGTTGATGATGGTTTGTATGCTAAGAA contains:
- a CDS encoding host-nuclease inhibitor Gam family protein — its product is MSKDEKFVVNDDHKANWTLKKIRKLEEEKAKNKDFAEQEIAEIEEWLAAENKTLDNKIDFFQSLLTEYALNLKEKDEEFKTKSLPAGELQFRKQRAKWKYDQEQLLASVKAMGLDELVKIKETVNKRELKKKIEVKEGKAINAVTGEIIEGIQVINRGEKFKININERN
- a CDS encoding flagellin/flagellar hook associated protein — encoded protein: MIINSNLPALNALNNLKKNNKKSRENIEQLSSGKRINSAADDAAGLAVSEKMKSQMKGLGQAQKNIQDGISLLQNC
- a CDS encoding flagellin; its protein translation is MVYHCFKTAEAGGKEVHKLLQRARGLAVQAANDTLTKDDRNNINKEITEIKKEINNIANNTQFNNINLIDGSQSKSKEETFTAPYIGEFEITFNPTSEGNLGVSNNNTVTGIRFQFVTPADKDGVWSEVDIASTREKSLDNLKNKFYAIKSGSEGAPSEQLTIANMDMHIVGNKVIFTSEDPFTRTHDPANGIQGQRYVTGSLAELSVEYEDPDAGIELQTGANSNDSLKINISSMTTSALDITDIDVNDHSSASTAINKLDKAIKKVSSVKSNLGSYQNRLEHSLNNVNNYDENLTKSKSRISDLNMAKGICKRLKEIF
- a CDS encoding S-layer homology domain-containing protein, producing MKKKTLITLLTLLIVFSSTVPVLAYRPQDVKSNHWALKYISPLLDKGIMYVYQNGAFKPDQPITRGEFAYSLAKILQLQPAATSKMTDISNHPAKGYISALVKKEIITGYPDNTFRPHRKITRAEIITMLGRTLQLDDEQKKITVNSIYYSDLSKDHWAYNLIAVSTKLGIINGYPNNEFRPDNYVTRAESAKLLAKLASLKTVTGKVVATYPISNFIKIKVNNKVKTIKVADSSLIGRNNRKIGLKEMLVSDNIFVIINPQNEIIYLKAYGLIKKEDVAKKVSNMTDGLLNTDQIIAISNQNWDAVVPSLRQKLTMSLLNQGLTAQEVHTILNKDWDKLEKLGKARLIEAIALNTNISPKLIKAAANKNWDKAKKLAEVTAINGLLNQFMTNSNLFS
- the polA gene encoding DNA polymerase I; its protein translation is MSKQRLYLLDGNSLVYRAFYALPDTLTTSDGTVTNAVFGFTKMLLSLIDNQAPDLIGIAFDAQGATFRHEEYEEYKANRKETPDKLKHQFDLVKEVVDALEIPRFEVESLEADDLIGTLAIEAEKEDYKVTIVTGDRDALQLISDNIEIMYTKRGISNIIRYDVDKFREDYELDPEQLVDKKALMGDKSDNIPGVDGIGDKTSTKLLKEFGGLEEVLDNIDQVGGKKRKQMLREQGARAKLSKRLATIKVDCPLEINFDKLVLADLEDIDQAYDLFNRLEFTSLISYLGGHKGLEKVDYQEVNELEELQSLKLPSTIAIKLNLNGPRLKQTLEGIIIATLEQVYYINLAEKELITYLEDTLVDKKLLMYQAKGQLRYLLQQGIEEFNLSFDPLLAAYLLQPSEDAIDLAGIIEKYLQQAEPEVTGIKLLAVRTNILFKLQIKLEEELKENDLLELFQDMELPLVRILAQLELNGIKVSQEQLENLFTELSTKISKLKKEICNLAGEEFNINSPQQLGTILFDKLDLPVIKKTSTGNYSTSAKVLEKLEGNHEIIPLISEYRSLTKLKSTYVDPLESYINEKTGRIHTNFKQQVTATGRLSSREPNLQNIPIRTEEGRKIRQVFVAQEGYKLVAADYSQVELRVLAHISQDERLKKAYQQGLDIHTQTAKELFGISTKQTRRKAKAVNFGIAYGISDWGLADRLKINKREAKEYIDLYFSRYPKVKEYIDDKIRQAKKQGYVTTIFDRKRYLPEINSRNYHKRQFAERTAINTPIQGSAADIMKLAMLDVAKALEKEELASDILLQVHDELVLEVPKDEVKKVAKLVKKRMEDTVNLDVPLEVDVKVGDNWNEMEEY
- a CDS encoding TldD/PmbA family protein, which gives rise to MLSKKLIKKILATALDKGGDFAEVFFEDKKSNTFSLENSKLEQVKTGYDLGVGIRVLNGEQVSYAYTDDLSKDSLLSTAQVAGAASQNDKQVSITDLTTKEVKQAHPIKIRPNEVSKQKKVDFIKQANQAALEFDESIQQVKISYGDYIQQVMIANSEGLFREDERIRTRLRVNAIASDGEKIQTGSEGPGLHVGFELFDQYSPQEIGEEAARQAVTMLQADPAPSGQMPVVINNGFGGVLFHEACGHGLEADAIQKESSVFADKVGEQVASSVVTAIDDATVKNAWGSFNIDDEGVIAQETVLIKDGILQDYMYDRKAAKKGARESTGNGRRQSFRSLPIPRMTNTFIAPGEDKPEDIIAAVDDGLYAKKLSGGQVEPATGEFVFTVAEGYLIKDGQIDKPVRGATLVGRGIDVLNKISMVGDDLKLAAGACGKSDQSIPAAVGQPTLLVDQITVGGTERRGE